GTGGAGCTGATCGAACTCGCGGACCATCCCTTCTTCACCGCCTGCCAGTACCACCCGGAATTTCTCTCCAGGCCCGGCAAACCTCACCCCCTGTTCCGGGGTCTGGTGGAGGCGGCCCAGCAGCGGAGGCTTTCCCAGGCTCCCTCCCGCACAACCGATCTGGACTGTGTGACCCACTGCTGAGTCACCGCGGCGCTGCGGAGCCACCTGGGCTCTGGGCTGTCGCCCAGGAGGTGGTCCCCAGGGTCAGAGCCGCTTGAGCGAGTCGGTCTTGCTCTTGAACTCACCGAGAAGCAGCTGAAGGTAAGTCACCTTGCGCAGTTTGATGTTGGCCGTGAGCGACATGCCCACCTGCAGGGGAAGCTGCTGGCCTGACTTAAGTTTGAGCTGCTGGGAATTGAGCTGGATCGTGGCAGGAAAACGATAAGTGGGCTTCTGATCCTCAGGAGGCAGGGCATCAGAGCCGATGGACGACAACGTGCCCTCCACCACGCCGAAGTCCGTGGCCGGGAACGAGTCAATGCTGATATCCACGGGCTTGCCGACGCGCACAAAGCCGATGTCGCTGCTGTCGATCTCAACCTTGGCTTCCAAGGCACTGAACGGCACGATCTTCATCACTGGCTCACTTCCCTGAGCCACAAAGCCGGTACCTGTGGGCTTGAGATCGAACACGATGCCATCAACAGGCGAACGAATATCCTGATACCGGATATTCACCTTCAATTCCGTCAGCTTGCTGCGCAGGTCAGAGAGCTCGCTTTGAAGTTCAGCCACAGACTGTTCAAGGATGGCCTTCTGCCTGAAGCGGTCGACTTGGACCTTTTGAAGTTCGCCTTCGACTTCTCGCACCTGGTTTCTCTGCTGAAGATACTGGAGCTCTGGCACAGCACCCACCTCCTGAAGCGAAGCCAGCCGCTCGAGGATCTGCTTTTCGAGATTCAGATTTCTTGTCAGAACTTGTTGCTCGGTGTCATTCAGGCTGAGATACCGCCGAAGCTCCAACCTCTTGAGTGAGAGCTGCTCTTCCTTGGCCCGGATCGATTCACGAAGGCTGTTGCGCCTGTCAAGGGTGGTTTCATTGTCAAGGCGCAGAAGCACCTCTCCTTTCTTCACCTGCTGACCCTCCTTGACCAGCATGGTGTCCAGCACGCCGCCGACGGGCATCTGGACCGTTTGAACATCGCCAATCGGCTGCAGCTTGCCGGGGGCAATCACCACCTCATCAGTCTTGGCCAGGGCAAGCCATGCCAAGGCAAAACCGGTCGTGCCGATCAGGGTCCAGGTGATGGTGCGCGCCAGGAACCTGGACTGCTGGAGAGCCATGGCCTCCTGGCCGGTCTGGACACGCCGCTCGATGGCGTTCTGGGCGGCCTTGACAATGGAGGAGGAGCGCTTGGAATTGGGCGTCATATCAAACAGCCTCTTGCTGGCGATAAAGAGCGAAGTAACGCTCCTTGCGCTGGATCAGTTCATCATGAGTTCCGCACTCAACAACGGCACCCTCCTGCAACATCACAATGCGATCAGCGCGGCGAATCGTTGACAGGCGGTGGGTGATGAAGAAAACCGTGCAATGGCGAAGGTTCTCCAGAAGATTATTACAGACCTTTCTTTCTGTATCGTAATCGAGGGCGCTTGTGGCCTCATCGAGCACCAGGAGCTTGGGTCGTGAAAGCAGCGTTCTCGCCAGTGCCAGACGCTGGCGCTGTCCGCCGGAGAGGCTGGCCCCCCGTTCTCCGACATTGGCGCTGTACCCACCGGGGAGTTCCATGATGAAGTCGTGAGCACACGCCATTTTGGCGGCCTCCACGATCGCGTCACTGGTGGCGTCGGGGTCGGTGAGGGCGATGTTTTCAGCGACGGAGCCGGAGAACAGCAGCGGCTCCTGAGGCACAATGCCGATCTGCCGCCGCAAGGAATAGAGTTCTACTTTGTCGATATCGTAATTGTCGATCAGAATTTTGCCGTTAGTGGGAGAGTAGAGGCGGGTGAGCAATTTCATCAGTGTGCTCTTTCCACTTCCACTCTGGCCCACCACTCCAACGAATGTTCCGGCAGGAATTTTGAGATTGACTTCTTTGAGCACCAAAGGGGAATCCGGCTCAAAAGCAAAACTCACATCCCTGAACTCAACATCACCAACAATGGGCGGAAGAGGGATTTTCTGCTTGTCAGCTTCGTTGGACTCTTCGGGTGTATCAACAACATCGGCCAGGCGCTCGAATGAAACCTTCAGCTCCTGAATGTTCTGCCAGATGGAGGAAAGCCTGAGCAGGGGTTGGGTCACATAGCCCGAGATGATGCGGAAAGCGATCAGCTGGCCCAGGGTCATCTCGCCCTTCAGCACCAGGCTTGCACCCACCCAAAGCACGAGCAGCTGGGAGAGCTTCTGGAGCACCTGGGAGGTCTCCACCAGTGCCGTGCCGGTGATGGTCTTCTCGAAACTGCGGGAGATATAGCGGGAGTAGAGATCCTGCCACTTCCAGCGGCTGATCATTTCAACGTTCTGTGCCTTCACGGTCTGAATTCCCGTCAGCACCTCCACAAGATGGCTCTGGGTGCGGGCATTTTCATGGGCGGCATCACGGTACTGGCGACGGAAGAGGGGAGCCCCGAGAATCGTCAGCCCCACCTGGATGGGCAGCACACAGAGAGCGATCAGGGAGAGCAGCCAGCTGTAGAGCAACATCACCACGATGTAGATCACGGAGAAGGCGGTATCCAGCAGCGTGGTGAGGGCCTGACCCGTGAGGAATTCCCGGATGTTCTCCAGCTCGGCCACCCGGGTGCCGAGCTCACCCACCGGCCTTCGATCGAAGTAACCGAGCGGGAGCCGCAGCAGATGGTCAATCACCTCGGCCCCAAGGCGCAGATCAATGCGGTTGGTGGTCTCGGTGAACAGGAACGTGCGCAGCGCTCCGATCAGCCCCTCCAGCAGCGTCACCACCACAAGGGCGAACCCGAGCACCTGCAACGTGTCGAGGCTGCGCTGGGCAATCACCTTGTCGATGATCACCTGGATCAGCAGGGGGTTGGCCAGACTGAACAGCTGCACCACGAAGGAGGCCACCAGCACCTGCAGCAACAAGCCGCGGTAGCGCTTCAACGAGGGCCAGAACCAGTTGAAGCTGAAGCGCTGATCGGGAGTCGTGCTGCTGCGTTCCATCAGCAGGAGCTCGATCCCTTCGGGAAAGGCTTCCTCGATCTGGGAGGGCGTGAGCT
This sequence is a window from Cyanobium sp. PCC 7001. Protein-coding genes within it:
- a CDS encoding HlyD family secretion protein translates to MTPNSKRSSSIVKAAQNAIERRVQTGQEAMALQQSRFLARTITWTLIGTTGFALAWLALAKTDEVVIAPGKLQPIGDVQTVQMPVGGVLDTMLVKEGQQVKKGEVLLRLDNETTLDRRNSLRESIRAKEEQLSLKRLELRRYLSLNDTEQQVLTRNLNLEKQILERLASLQEVGAVPELQYLQQRNQVREVEGELQKVQVDRFRQKAILEQSVAELQSELSDLRSKLTELKVNIRYQDIRSPVDGIVFDLKPTGTGFVAQGSEPVMKIVPFSALEAKVEIDSSDIGFVRVGKPVDISIDSFPATDFGVVEGTLSSIGSDALPPEDQKPTYRFPATIQLNSQQLKLKSGQQLPLQVGMSLTANIKLRKVTYLQLLLGEFKSKTDSLKRL
- a CDS encoding peptidase domain-containing ABC transporter; amino-acid sequence: MQSTHDIAPLFSHPAFAGLSRRSCDQLEQSLEARRFDVGAPLCHDHLIPSEVLMVVSGSARLLVRDGGKLRTAEKLGPGDLVGLASLLRANPCEEVSAATAVEALALPDHLVLDLLKREESFASWCGSHLFKAELLSLLALLLEKQAQAGPSLLELRDQVLAEAQLVAPTAAALQALASDQILFAASQNLPDHPLGARLDPRQGVPSARPPLAARLIALPEAPLALLGSSGPSIGTEVLEAELADEQEDGQGARGPLATRIDLGQRQRAELRLLRGQGPLEETLACFQMLAAELELPFRRDSVEKILRDVLRRGQTPDLQLCGSIAAMMGLHVSGVRIPARDGTRLQVPSMVPWKGGFALVRAADSRGMVLASPREGWVELTPSQIEEAFPEGIELLLMERSSTTPDQRFSFNWFWPSLKRYRGLLLQVLVASFVVQLFSLANPLLIQVIIDKVIAQRSLDTLQVLGFALVVVTLLEGLIGALRTFLFTETTNRIDLRLGAEVIDHLLRLPLGYFDRRPVGELGTRVAELENIREFLTGQALTTLLDTAFSVIYIVVMLLYSWLLSLIALCVLPIQVGLTILGAPLFRRQYRDAAHENARTQSHLVEVLTGIQTVKAQNVEMISRWKWQDLYSRYISRSFEKTITGTALVETSQVLQKLSQLLVLWVGASLVLKGEMTLGQLIAFRIISGYVTQPLLRLSSIWQNIQELKVSFERLADVVDTPEESNEADKQKIPLPPIVGDVEFRDVSFAFEPDSPLVLKEVNLKIPAGTFVGVVGQSGSGKSTLMKLLTRLYSPTNGKILIDNYDIDKVELYSLRRQIGIVPQEPLLFSGSVAENIALTDPDATSDAIVEAAKMACAHDFIMELPGGYSANVGERGASLSGGQRQRLALARTLLSRPKLLVLDEATSALDYDTERKVCNNLLENLRHCTVFFITHRLSTIRRADRIVMLQEGAVVECGTHDELIQRKERYFALYRQQEAV